CTTCTCCAGACACAATGGTTTGGTCAGTGCCTGAAACAAGGGGTTCCACACCAGTACCCAGAAGCCTTCACTCTGCCGGTGTCATTGAAAACAAGTAAGGGACCCTTTATTGTTAGTGTTGAATCTCTGTTAAAGCAAACGTGCAGTTTGTATGTGACACCTCACCTGACTAGACTATCCTCGGTAAACAACAGTATGTCCTTCTGTCTGCAGGATGTATGTTTTCGGTGGCTGGATTCCTGTTCCAGAGTCAGACAAACCTAACGCTTTAGGAACCGAGTGGATCTGCACAAACTCCTTAAGTGTGCTCAACTTAGGTCAGTACTTCTCACTAATAACAcccaacactcacacacatatgaaaaaaatgaaatttataattcCTAGGCTGTGAAAGGTTTTGGAAATTGCTAAGATTTGACTGATTATATACTGAATCAATAAATAAGTCATCATTTCTAAGGTTGAAAGTCCTGGACAGCAGCTTAATTGGTCCAATTTGTGCAAAATTTGACCCCAGACTTTAACACCACTAGGCTGCTTTTGGTGAAATGTAGAGAGATTatgaaactcttttttttttcaatatgaaATTGAAAGTTCCCCTCCCTTGTTTTCCTGTCACAGACACTATGACCTGGCAGAACCTGGGCCCAGATCAGCAGGATGATATTGAGTCCCAGCTGCAGAGCCAGGGACCGCAGAGTGACGACCAGTATGCCTGCAGGCCCAGAGCCAGGGCCGGCCACTGCGCCACCACCGTCGGATCCAGGCTTTACATTTGGAGCGGCCGCGACGGATACCGCAAGAGCTGGAACTACCAGGTCTGCTGCAAGGACCTCTGGTACCTGGAGACAGGTGAGGAAACAAGGTTTAAGAGCGACAGAGCAGCTGAGGTCAGCGtcggaaaaacaaaacaaaaagcaaacacgGTTACCCGATACAATTTCCTGTGCTCCGCTCACAGATCGACCAGCCACCCCAGAGGCGGTGTTGCTCATCAAATCCACAGTCAGCATGCTCCATGTGGCGTGGCGCCCTCTGGCAGCGGCAGACTGCTACATCCTTCAGATTCAGCCCGTGCGTCCTCCCAGCTCGGCAGCCAGCAGTCCACCAGCCAAACCAGTCGATCCAAGCGGAGCAGATGGACAGGAGGGGAAGGATAAAGATCCTGCAGGTGCACAGCTGAGGGCAAATATTTATTCTGTCAGGAGCACAGCGAGGAAACAGgaatagaaagaagaagagagaaaatagaggAGAGTAAAATctatatgaatgttttttggcatttcagtgaaatgttgtttatctgtcttttcTCAGGTGTGCAGACCGTTCAACCTCAAAGTGAAGGCAACACTAAAAAAGAAGAGAACACATCAGCTCAGGTAGATGTGGCTCACTCAACACACTTAAATCCTTAAACAAAGCTTAGTATGTGTACACACAGGCCTGTTTTAACACCAGATATATTGAACAGACCAACTACAGTGATGTCTGCTGCATTTACACTGAACACATTTAGACATTTAAACACACGACTCTCATTAGTTTGGTTCATTTGTTCATGTGAGACTGATGCAGTTTGAAACACGACAGAGATGCAGACACCAAACCTGAAAACCTGCCGTCAATAACGATTCAGTTAGATGAAGAGACACTTgtgtttaacataaaaatagGCTAATATTGCCCAGACCTTTTATTAtgcactgttttgtttgtgcctTGCTCCTATTTAAAGCAATTCATTCTTGCGCTTTTAATTCTCTCTCTGAATTTCAGGATGCTTCAGTGCAGCAGGAAACTCCAGCGAAATCGTCCAGCGGCTCAGCGGAAACCCgaacagacagagggaggaacGGTGGGAGAGAGACGGAGGACAACTCCGACACAAAACGCTGCGGTAAGTCATTGCACCGTGTTTTGGAGGCTGAATGCTCCAACATGCTGCCCtcagaaaacaacacacacacacacacaaaaaaaggaaaaacagggGAGCATCTTGgaagtagagctgaaatgacGAAATGAttatcatttatcaagcaaaaatgccaaatatttgcatgttccagcttctcaaatgtgagaagaACCTTTAGCTCCAGCTGTTTAATCTGAGTTGCCTCCATCAAACTAGTTTTCAACAGTCTTGTCTTCTCACTTCAGCGTCACATTCACTGCAGTTTCTCAGCTTCCTCACTGtcaatctgtgtgttttttttttttttattgcagctgCTCGACAGGAGACATCATCAACAGAGGTCAGCAGCTCAACTCAGCACCCGTCAGGTAACGACGCTCAAACGTCAGCGACCGACCGGAGCGCAGCATGTCGAGAGGTTTTTAAACGGTGAAGTTGACATGAGATGTTCTTTTTCCTTTTGACAGACAAACAATCTGCTACAGCTGACAAGACAACAGATTTCTACGCCCACACAGATGAGGTCAGACACGCTTCTGCTCAGTAACTGTTTGTTCTTTCGCTCTGAACTGAGACTGTAAACTGTTTATCTCCACGTCCAGCAGAGTCCAGACAAAGCAGTGTGGTGTGATGTCGGCGTATTCAAAACGCTCTTCTCTGAGGTCAGCCACTACTTTCTGCCAGCTGATAACGACCAGGCGACTACAGGCGTCAGCAGCCGGCCTCCGAATACTAAAGAGGTAAACAAACCCATCACAGGTTCATTCAGAATGATGGCACAGACTCGTTTTACTGGCATTTGATAGAGTGTTTTCATTTGGATGTCATAAAGATGCCATTGAACCCTCTCTGATACCGCAAACAGGAATACTCTCACCCACTCATCTTCTGTCCACTCTTTCCTTTCCCATCAGCCCTTCCCCCAGAGGAAGCTGCCAGTGCCTCAGGACTACCAGGGCAGAGAGAAGCGGGAGCTGGCTCCAGGTCAGACCTACAGATTCAGAGTTGCAGGCTTCAACTGCTTCGGCCAGGGAGACTTCAGCCCAGTCAGCGAGTTCAAGACCTGCCAACCAGGCTTCCCTGGAGCGCCCTCTGCTGTCAAAATCACCAAGGTGACACAAGCTCTTTTCTCATATAAAACTCTGGTGAAGGTTTCCTGCCAGTTGCAAGTTCAgggttgcagtgtgtgtgtgtatcagactgaaaaaaaagcgGTTGATTAATTAAGAAAGAGCGGTTTTATGTCATAGAAACACCCTTTCTTCATCATTTCCCACTCACTGGTATTTCTGCGTAGGCCAACGATTCGGTCCACATCACGTGGGAGGCTCCCCCCTCTCCATCAGGCCGCATCCTGGAGTATTCCATGTACATGGCGGTGAAGAAGAGCCGCTCCACCAGCTCAGAGCGTCCGGGTCAAATGGCCTTCATCCGGATCTACCGCGGCACCAAGACGTCTTGCTCGGTCAGCTCCACGCACCTTTACAACGCCCAGATCGACTGCTCCGCCTCCAACCGGCCGGCCGTCGTCTTCCGCATCGCCGCCAAGAACGAACAGGGCTACGGCCCCGCCACGCAGATCCGCTGGATTCAAGGTGGACTGATGAGGAAATTAAATTTCCCCACGTTAACGTCTGATTTGTCACCAGATGCTAACTTGATTcaactttctgtttctgtcttttttttttttttttttttagatcccAGTAAAATGCGAACTTCATCCAAGGCAGACAGCGCTGAGGCCGACCAGGACGCTGCTGACAGGTAGACTAGTTGAACTCTCACTGTTCTTTTTCTCGTCTCTATTCTTGTTTCATTTCTATTgaattgtctcttttttttctttcttgcagcTCCAGCTGAAAAAGTTCAACCATTGcctttgtgttttggaaaaaGACTGCACTCAGGACGTTGGCAGTGTATGCCAGTCAGATGCTGTATAATATTTCTTTAAtagttttgttaatttatttttatatgtatttaattaCTCCCttgtacatacaatatataaacattttcacagcatgTTTGATCACTTGGCTATTTTTAGTTACACAGATGTTTTGTTAAGAAATATGTCGACCAAACTGTAAGTATGATTAGAGATGTCAAACTCTTTAAGGTCGGAGGTGCCTTACTTAGTTTTCCACCTGCTGATGCTTTTATATGTTCTCGTTTTGAATGAAACACAGATGGTAACACATTTTCAGCGCTAATGTACatcagaaaagaaaatcttttttttttttttttttagcgcGGATCACTTTATAATCCTATCGACTCAGTGAGGATATGAAATATCACTAATCTATCCAGTGGAATGttagtgttgttttaagattattttctATGATTCAGATTTGGTTCAAGATCtttgttaatgttgtgtttggtCACTGTGCACCAGCTATCTGTTACTGCAAGTATCCTCTGTATCCATTACAAAACTGCATCACATTTGATTCatgattttctcaattttttttattatctttatcatCAGATCACTCATCTCACTTTAGGTTCCTAATCAGTCCACTTGTTTACACGTTAAATAGTTTAAAGTAACAAAATAACTCAGTTGTAAATCCACAATTGTTGCTGAGTCCAACTAAACAAGAGCACAACACTACTTAAAGGTATGACATACACCACTCATGTTGTCTGAAAAGATTTTATGTGTCATCTCTGATTCAAACTGCTCACCATTTAATCTACAAGAAGcattcttctcttctccctccttcaTCATTTCTGACGTCAGATCATTGAGACCAGTACTGTACTTTGTTCTCTCCTCGATTTCTTGGTAAAACAAGATTTCATGCCTGTGCTCTCATCTGTAGTAGATAATTTCCCTCTGTCTTTTATTGATACACTACATATTTTCTGTTGAAAATAAGAGTTATCTTCAGGCTGAGGAAAATTTGACTAATATTTGTTCTGCAAACAATCCTGGTGAACGTCTGCTGCAGGAATTGCACATGGAGAATATTGCTTATGTTTTACATTCTGCATTTGATCAAGCTGCAGACTCATTATTTCCCTTGAACTTTAGTAATGGTaaagttaaacttttttttagcaATCCCTGTTTGGAAATGTGCTCATCGCAAGAGCAAAGTAGCAGGATTCAGAGGGGGAATTGGCATGAGCATAAGCACTCCAAAAACCTTTATTGTGCCAAAGAGATAATTAATTTTCACAGTAGTGAATGGACACTCCACATGCCTCACTATGATGTAGAAACCATAGATgcatacatatacagtgtatatgtgtAGATTCTCCAGGCACATCGTGCCTCATGAGGCAGATGCAGGTCAGTCTCGGGGGTCTTGTCAGGTGTGCATCTGCTCAGTTGAAGTCTTCCTGTGCGACGGGAGCTGGGTATGCTGGTTTTGGGATGATAAAACTCTATTTTCAGACttactgcaataaaaaaaaaatcagtgaaatatATGGATTTTCTCACTTTGCCACGGTTGGTAAAAATGGACAATCTGTAGTACTGATATACCTAACAGTCAATATGTAGAAAGCCACAGGTTTAGGCTCATATAAGTTATATATAAGTTAGTAATGTGCAGTTATAAAGTGTGTGGTAATGTCAATATGTACAGCAAAAATATGGTTATTATTAAAGTGTACATTGTGAAGGTGTCCCGTAACGCAAGAAATGCACTTCGGGAAATTATTCCCATGATTCCACAGTTTGTAGTTTACAGATTAGCTAGCTAGCGGTGGCTAGTAAAGCAGACAGAAGGGCTGCAAGAAAGCAGTTCAACGCGAGGTAAGTGGATTTCGGAAATCAACTGCCCAAATCTGTAAAGTGCATAATGTTGTTTAACAATACTTTATGGGTTCGTAGTTCGTTGGCTGAGGTGTAGCTACATAACGCTAAAGTAAGACGTGCTAAAGTCAAGCAGCTAATGCTAGTTAGCTTGGTAAATTGTCGCTAAATATAGCTAGTCGCGTTAAGTCGCCGAATATACTTTGAATTTTTTGCACTTGCTTTGCCACATTTGTCTGAAACCTGTCGACGACCGCTTGATAGTAATGCCATGACTTGTTGGGAAAATACTCGAGAGGAGCGTCCAGCTACGAGTGTCCGACAATGGACGCACGGTtagtagctagctagctagctaacttgCTAGCATTTTGAGCCGGGGGACACAGAGCGCGACATTTGAAAACAACTCAAAAGCATTTGACGCTTCTGAAACATTTTGAGACGTCAGTGTTAACTCCTGAATTATTGTCAACCGACAGCCAGTCTAAGGATGGCATAAATGTTAATCACAACTGTTGACCCACAATCTGAAATGCGTTTCCAGTTTGGGTGATTTGAGGGGAACTTGATGTTAACAAACCCCGAATACTGCATCAAAAAGTGAAATAGTCGGGTTTTGATTCATGACATCGACACAGCTATATTTCCGGATTTTTGAATTAGCCTGTAACTTCAATATATGTTGTGATGCTGGCATTAGGGAAGTTCATTGCTGTGATAATTTATTCTGATTGGGTGACATTACAGATTGATACGATGCATGATATTCAGTGGCTAAAGTGGTTTGATAGTTACAATCACACTTCCCCCAGACTCTACGGACCCACAGCAGACCAGCAGCCAGGAAGTGGAGCTAACTAATCACTTGAGATTGATTGAGAGACTTGTCTTGACTGCGAAGAGGTTGTGGTTTTAATGAGTGGCTTTGGGACTCTCCTCAAAGCCACCATGGTTACTGACAACAAAACCAGACCTAATTTTTGTTCTCTGAAAGCACCATACAGCACTTGACTACAGGCGGTTTTTGTCACAGCCACATTACTGTTAAAGGCTCGGTGAAGATctcttttgtgtttaattttttgGGATACAGACACAGCAAATCCTTTGCTTGGTTTACCCAGCATTACTTTATCTCCTCCTGTCTCTGGATGTCCTCCTGCAGAGGTGAGATGACCTCCTCTGCCCTCGGACAGTCGGCTCCTCTCATCCCAAACCTGGAGCCCGGTATGGGGaagtctgcagccatgctaggGTTGTCTGCCGGGTTGGGGGGAGCAGAGATGGAGCTGCAGAAGATGCTAATCGATGAGAGGATGAAGTGTGAAAACCACAGGACCAACTACCGGACTCTAAAGGCTGAACATGCCAGGTAGGTACACCTCTAATCTGATTTAATATTTAAGTTTGAGTGTGAGGAGATTGTAATTTTAGTTGTACGGTGTCAGTGTCAGCCATGGTATTGCTTTTGCAGCTTGCAGGATGAGTTTACCCGGGCGCAGGGCGAACTAAAGCGCCTGCTCAGCGACAGACAGGCTCAGCAGGAgaaactgcagctgctgttggCTGAGCTACGAGGAGAACTGCTGGACAAAACCAGGGAGCTGGAGGAGCTTCGGCTGCAGGTAAACCAAGCCTTAGAAGGGAGGAAATCACACATGCTTAAACTAGCAGGAATGATATAATCGCActgcttttttcccccagcATTATGAAATTTGGGTACATTTGTTTCTGATGTGGCTGAGAGATTTTCACCTGAATTTGAAGTATGatagtttatgtgtgtgttgaccAGGTGATGACCCCTCAGCGGCTGGAGTTGCTCAGAGCTCAGGTGCAGCAGGAGATGGAGGCTCCGGTCAGGGAACGCTTCAACAAGCTGGAGGaggtcagtctgtctgtttgtttctgtatcATAAGTCACTAATGTCTGACACCAGCTCTGTCTGGTGTCAAACAAAGGCTTTTAACATCTCTTTATAGCAGCATTGAAACTTGCCTCCACTAAAGGAGGAAAATGCTGGTGTTGTCCTTTAATACCTCCTTTAAATTTAGTGTTAGCAGCTGTGACTGTTAAGTCCATAACAACAGTGAAGAGATTTGCATTGATTGCCTTTTTTGAAAATCATGTAGACGTCTCTGCTCTCAAGGGAATAgctcatttccattttattctgCTTGAGTgctccttctctcctttcacTGATTTGTGGCTATCGTGTGTGCTTGTGGTTCTTTGCAGGAGACAGAGAAGTACAGGTCAGAGTACAACAAGCTGCGATATGAGTACACCTTCCTCAAGACCCAGTTTGACCACCAGAGGGAAGAACATGTTCGTATACTGGAGGAGCGGAGGATACGCTATGAGGCggaagtgtgtgttttgaaataGCCTGTGTCACGCTGGTTAAAtgaatgatgtaaaataaatactaaTTTAAAAATAAGATCTGTAATACCCTTTTTGTCCTCCCTGTTGTCAGATCTGTCATCTGGAGAAGGATAAGGAGGACCTGATGGCTCAGTACCAGGGTTCGGACCCGCTGCGTGATGGGAAACGAGTGGAGGCTCTGCTGAGGGAGAAAGCTCAGCTCCACCTGCGGCTGAAGGGCTTGGAGGCGGAGGTGGCTGAGCTCCGAGCGCAGAAAGAAAACTCAGGCCAGCAGGCCGAGAACGTCCAGCGCATTCAGATCCGACAGCTCACAGAGTCTCAGGCTGCAGTGAAGTCGCTGGAGGTGAGACGCCATCATGTTTGCATTGGCCGAGTTGGACTCGGGATTAAATTGACAAAACTATTGTTTTTTTGATGTCCTTGGTTATAAATTTGACCATTTTGTTGGTTAATAGTCAAGTGTTTATGAAGCTGAGGTTTGTCCGATCTAATTGGTTGTTGGTTTTGCAGGCGGAGCGTCACTCACTGCGTCTCCAGCTGGAGCGGATGGAGAGCGAGCTTAATCTCAACCACGAGCAGAACAGCCAGCTCACCGGACGACTGCATAAAGCTGAGAGAGAGGTCAACTCCCTCACCTGCCAGGTACGCCCCTCTCTGTGTCCCCCTCTGAGACGTCCCTTTAATTCTTACTTGTCATCACTGAACACTCCTCTGGAAAAAGCTGAGTAGAAACAGcaaatttcaatttaacttatatactgtatgtatgtagaaAAGACAGTTATAGCAGGTGCTCATTCATAGAGAAACTACTGACGCTACTGAAACGGTTTCATTCTCACAAATGTCTGAACTAATATACACCTGTAaatcacacacagctgcaaGAAAAGTAGAATGCTAAGATTTGAagtgctcaaaaaaaaaaatcctggaaGAATGAGACATTTTAACGAGTGTCCAGCAGATGTCAGTCACAGCGGCTGAATGTTGGATTTAATTTCTTGCTCTTATGGTTCTCAGATTGAAAGCCTGAAGCACTCACATAAACTGGAGGTGGCCAGCGTCAAACTGGAGTGTGCCCGGTCTAAAggggaggtggagagggagagagacacactgcAGGGGCAGATTGACGGTATGGATctttctcactcacacactcagctgttgattttcctcattttcatctgtgcttcagtttttctctctctctctcaacctccttttaatttttttacattcagtttttttatgtCGTCTTTTTTCtacatctttatttttcctcttggAAAGGCCAAAAGTTAACATGTAAAATGTGGAGGAAAGTTTCTTCATAACAGTGTGTCCACATTGAAGCAGAATTTTCCTATTATAGTGATGTTTACTTCTCTATCTGTGACTATTTAACTGATTAATTTAACTAAAAACAAATCCACTAGTCCAGACCCTCACTTCATGAATCAAAGCTCATGCGTATCATTTAATTTGCCTCCATTAATGAATCCAGTCTACTACTGACTTTGACAGTGAGTGAGTATCACCCTGTTTGTTCTCTGTGATGCTCATGGTATCTGGTGTGTCTCAGGTCTGCAGGCAGATGTAGAGGTGTTAAAGGCGGCGGTGGAGCGACACAAAGAAGTGCtggtggagaaagagagggagatggtGAGGAAGGTGCAGTCCGCCCGCGACGAGGAGTTCCGCAAAACAGCAGCCTTGCACGAGGAGAAGTGAGAATCgactttgtttcatttcagttagTGATATCATTTGTCTGGTGGAAGCGTAAAGGAAAGAGATTAATATTAGTGTGTGTGCAAttaggggattttttttttttccttaaaggAAATggcaaaacagaaataaatgttgCTGACGTTTCAGCAAGTGTACTTTTCGCTTTACAACATTTTCCGTGATGTTTTTCATGTCGTCAGGTTGGAGTTGGAGAACCGTCTTGCAGCGCTGGAACAACAGAGGGCGCTGCAGGATGCTGCAGACCACTCCCAGAAAGAGGAGTGGGAGGAACGTGTCCGTAATGCCCAACAAGGCGAGGAGGCAGCTCGCAAAGAACTGCAGAGCCTGAGGTCAGCAGCAGAACTTCCCTTTTCTCCCCACGCACCGCAGACAGTTACAAATCTGCATTGAGGTTACGGCCAGTGTCATTTGCAGTCTGAGCTGGTGGTAATATTATCTGCAAAGACAACAATGACATGGCAGTATTTTTCTACTATTATAGGCCCTACACAGTACTCAGGCTGTTTGTGCAGAACGAAAAggggaaataataaaataaatgacaagaaaagGAGCTTTTGTGTGTTGTGGAATATAATTTGATCTCTATATTCTTTTGGGGAAGTCATTGCTCTCATTAATGAAACTGTCTTGTGTCTCAGAATCAAATTACAGCAGCAAAGCTCACAGCTTGAGGAACTTgagggacagaaagcagagatCGCTGACCTTCAGCAGGTAAGTCAACGCCCACAACCTCAAAGTCTCATTTGCCAAAAAAAGTAGACGCAAGGATATTTGTTTCGCTgatataaatgtgatttttttttttgtgttcgACCCAAACAGCAGAACCATGAGCTGGGTGTCCAGCTGGGGACGGTGTCGCAGTCTGAAAGTGACCTGATGGAGGCAAACCAGCGCCTGAAAGAAACACTGGACAGAGTGAGGGAGGAGCTGAGGATGGCTCGAGCCCAGACTGAGAGGAGCCAACATGAGGCAGAGAGGTACGTCTGCCCGCCTGTCTTCTAGTAAATTAGCAGCTCAAgtcccattttaaaaaaaaaaaaaaaaaaaaaaaaaagcactaaaCAGTTAAACTTTATGAGGCTCAAACAACACATTTCCGAGCATCTTTGTCCCCTTCCAGGCTGGTGGAGGACCGCCGTGTTGAGTGGTTGGAGGAGAAACACAAGCTGCAGGAGCGAGACGCCGAGCTGCAGCAGAAATACTCTCAGGCCAAAGAGAAACTGCAGAGGGCAGCGGTTGCCCAGAAGAAGGTACCTGCTGCACGTTTACTCCCAGATTACAGTCTGCATCATCTCTGTTTTATCTATGTATCAGTTCACAAGTGGATTCCATTAACACATaatcatttctttgtttattttgtccataTAACAAATACTGTTATAcattgaaatggttttaaaagaGACTTGAATTTGTCTTTCTGGAAGCTGCTTATAGaattatatatgtgtgtgtgtgtgtgtgtgttgtgcagaggaaaacactgacagagaacaaagagaagagaCTGCAGGATAAAATCCAGTTGCTGGAGGCCAAGATAGAAGAGTTGGAACTGGAAGCTGCTGCAGCCAAGAAGTAATCCTAATGTCtcattttatgaatgaaataaCTCTGTCAAGTTGACCTGCCTTAAGAAATTCGCTCACAGAGTGAATATTTTTGTCCtttataatattaaacatatcaACCAATCAATGCAGGATGAGCTAACAAAATGAAACTTCAAGGGACCCAATCAGAAGTCTGCTTTTAGAGCCAGTGAGTCTTGTAGTTAGGGTCTGATTCTAAAAGCTAAATAAATGTTCTCTCCTCTGTCCAGACGTACATCCCACTCAGAGGAACAAGCTCAACTCAACAGAAGGTTGAAGGAGCTGCAGCGACGACACAACGAGTTTCGACGCCTCCTACTAGGAGGCCAAGGCCCCTTCAGCGTTGCCCCTGCCTTCCTAACTTCCTCACCCAcgcccttcctcctcctcgggTCTGAGGGGCCTTTATCCAACATACCTGTAAGCATGAACTGAGATATTATCAGCCTGTACTGT
This genomic window from Thunnus maccoyii chromosome 23, fThuMac1.1, whole genome shotgun sequence contains:
- the cep83 gene encoding centrosomal protein of 83 kDa isoform X1 translates to MDARGEMTSSALGQSAPLIPNLEPGMGKSAAMLGLSAGLGGAEMELQKMLIDERMKCENHRTNYRTLKAEHASLQDEFTRAQGELKRLLSDRQAQQEKLQLLLAELRGELLDKTRELEELRLQVMTPQRLELLRAQVQQEMEAPVRERFNKLEEETEKYRSEYNKLRYEYTFLKTQFDHQREEHVRILEERRIRYEAEICHLEKDKEDLMAQYQGSDPLRDGKRVEALLREKAQLHLRLKGLEAEVAELRAQKENSGQQAENVQRIQIRQLTESQAAVKSLEAERHSLRLQLERMESELNLNHEQNSQLTGRLHKAEREVNSLTCQIESLKHSHKLEVASVKLECARSKGEVERERDTLQGQIDGLQADVEVLKAAVERHKEVLVEKEREMVRKVQSARDEEFRKTAALHEEKLELENRLAALEQQRALQDAADHSQKEEWEERVRNAQQGEEAARKELQSLRIKLQQQSSQLEELEGQKAEIADLQQQNHELGVQLGTVSQSESDLMEANQRLKETLDRVREELRMARAQTERSQHEAERLVEDRRVEWLEEKHKLQERDAELQQKYSQAKEKLQRAAVAQKKRKTLTENKEKRLQDKIQLLEAKIEELELEAAAAKKRTSHSEEQAQLNRRLKELQRRHNEFRRLLLGGQGPFSVAPAFLTSSPTPFLLLGSEGPLSNIPEEQHQRELCLLRRRLEDLESAQQQQLEELGSLVQRDRDATPQPDL
- the cep83 gene encoding centrosomal protein of 83 kDa isoform X2, translated to MTSSALGQSAPLIPNLEPGMGKSAAMLGLSAGLGGAEMELQKMLIDERMKCENHRTNYRTLKAEHASLQDEFTRAQGELKRLLSDRQAQQEKLQLLLAELRGELLDKTRELEELRLQVMTPQRLELLRAQVQQEMEAPVRERFNKLEEETEKYRSEYNKLRYEYTFLKTQFDHQREEHVRILEERRIRYEAEICHLEKDKEDLMAQYQGSDPLRDGKRVEALLREKAQLHLRLKGLEAEVAELRAQKENSGQQAENVQRIQIRQLTESQAAVKSLEAERHSLRLQLERMESELNLNHEQNSQLTGRLHKAEREVNSLTCQIESLKHSHKLEVASVKLECARSKGEVERERDTLQGQIDGLQADVEVLKAAVERHKEVLVEKEREMVRKVQSARDEEFRKTAALHEEKLELENRLAALEQQRALQDAADHSQKEEWEERVRNAQQGEEAARKELQSLRIKLQQQSSQLEELEGQKAEIADLQQQNHELGVQLGTVSQSESDLMEANQRLKETLDRVREELRMARAQTERSQHEAERLVEDRRVEWLEEKHKLQERDAELQQKYSQAKEKLQRAAVAQKKRKTLTENKEKRLQDKIQLLEAKIEELELEAAAAKKRTSHSEEQAQLNRRLKELQRRHNEFRRLLLGGQGPFSVAPAFLTSSPTPFLLLGSEGPLSNIPEEQHQRELCLLRRRLEDLESAQQQQLEELGSLVQRDRDATPQPDL
- the hcfc2 gene encoding host cell factor 2 isoform X2, producing the protein MGTCVEEPQWRKVHSVTGVIPRSRHGHRAAAIRELIIVFGGGNEGIAEDLHVYNTVSKQWFLPAVRGDIPPGCAAHGFVCEGTRILVFGGMVEFGKYTNSLYELQASRWLWKKLKPRAPRNGLPPCPRIGHSLTLVANKCYLFGGLANDSEDPNGNVPRYMGDLYELELQSVSGVRGWSIPETKGGGPPARESHTSVAYTGLGSPKLYIFGGMHGCRLDDLWQLDLDTMVWSVPETRGSTPVPRSLHSAGVIENKMYVFGGWIPVPESDKPNALGTEWICTNSLSVLNLDTMTWQNLGPDQQDDIESQLQSQGPQSDDQYACRPRARAGHCATTVGSRLYIWSGRDGYRKSWNYQVCCKDLWYLETDRPATPEAVLLIKSTVSMLHVAWRPLAAADCYILQIQPVRPPSSAASSPPAKPVDPSGADGQEGKDKDPAGVQTVQPQSEGNTKKEENTSAQDASVQQETPAKSSSGSAETRTDRGRNGGRETEDNSDTKRCAARQETSSTEVSSSTQHPSDKQSATADKTTDFYAHTDESPDKAVWCDVGVFKTLFSEVSHYFLPADNDQATTGVSSRPPNTKEPFPQRKLPVPQDYQGREKRELAPGQTYRFRVAGFNCFGQGDFSPVSEFKTCQPGFPGAPSAVKITKANDSVHITWEAPPSPSGRILEYSMYMAVKKSRSTSSERPGQMAFIRIYRGTKTSCSVSSTHLYNAQIDCSASNRPAVVFRIAAKNEQGYGPATQIRWIQDPSKMRTSSKADSAEADQDAADSSS
- the hcfc2 gene encoding host cell factor 2 isoform X1; the encoded protein is MGTCVEEPQWRKVHSVTGVIPRSRHGHRAAAIRELIIVFGGGNEGIAEDLHVYNTVSKQWFLPAVRGDIPPGCAAHGFVCEGTRILVFGGMVEFGKYTNSLYELQASRWLWKKLKPRAPRNGLPPCPRIGHSLTLVANKCYLFGGLANDSEDPNGNVPRYMGDLYELELQSVSGVRGWSIPETKGGGPPARESHTSVAYTGLGSPKLYIFGGMHGCRLDDLWQLDLDTMVWSVPETRGSTPVPRSLHSAGVIENKMYVFGGWIPVPESDKPNALGTEWICTNSLSVLNLDTMTWQNLGPDQQDDIESQLQSQGPQSDDQYACRPRARAGHCATTVGSRLYIWSGRDGYRKSWNYQVCCKDLWYLETDRPATPEAVLLIKSTVSMLHVAWRPLAAADCYILQIQPVRPPSSAASSPPAKPVDPSGADGQEGKDKDPAGVQTVQPQSEGNTKKEENTSAQDASVQQETPAKSSSGSAETRTDRGRNGGRETEDNSDTKRCAARQETSSTEVSSSTQHPSDKQSATADKTTDFYAHTDEQSPDKAVWCDVGVFKTLFSEVSHYFLPADNDQATTGVSSRPPNTKEPFPQRKLPVPQDYQGREKRELAPGQTYRFRVAGFNCFGQGDFSPVSEFKTCQPGFPGAPSAVKITKANDSVHITWEAPPSPSGRILEYSMYMAVKKSRSTSSERPGQMAFIRIYRGTKTSCSVSSTHLYNAQIDCSASNRPAVVFRIAAKNEQGYGPATQIRWIQDPSKMRTSSKADSAEADQDAADSSS